Proteins encoded by one window of Streptomyces clavuligerus:
- a CDS encoding DsbA family protein, giving the protein MSENGKTPVDFWFDPLCPWAWMTSRWVLEVEKVRDIEVRWHVMSLAVLNEERLDELPEEYRELLKGAWGPVRVAIAAEQEHGGEALGRLYTALGTRFHNRGEGNTREALAGALADAGLPAELIDHADRDTYDTELRASHQEGIDKVGQEVGTPVIAVPGPDGEQIAFFGPVVTPAPQGEAAAKLWDGTLLVASIPGFYEIKRTRTAGPDFSNLPS; this is encoded by the coding sequence ATGTCCGAGAACGGCAAGACCCCCGTCGACTTCTGGTTCGACCCGCTGTGCCCCTGGGCCTGGATGACCTCCCGCTGGGTGCTGGAGGTCGAGAAGGTCCGCGACATCGAGGTCCGCTGGCATGTGATGAGCCTCGCCGTACTGAACGAGGAGCGGCTGGACGAGCTGCCCGAGGAGTACCGGGAGCTGCTCAAGGGCGCCTGGGGGCCGGTCCGGGTCGCGATCGCCGCCGAGCAGGAGCACGGCGGCGAGGCGCTGGGCCGCCTCTACACCGCGCTCGGCACCCGCTTCCACAACCGGGGCGAGGGCAACACCCGCGAGGCGCTGGCGGGGGCGCTGGCGGACGCCGGGCTCCCGGCCGAGCTGATCGACCACGCCGACCGGGACACCTACGACACCGAGCTGCGCGCCTCCCACCAGGAGGGCATCGACAAGGTCGGCCAGGAGGTCGGCACTCCGGTGATCGCGGTCCCCGGCCCGGACGGCGAGCAGATCGCGTTCTTCGGGCCGGTCGTCACCCCCGCCCCGCAGGGCGAGGCGGCGGCGAAGCTGTGGGACGGCACCCTGCTGGTGGCCTCGATCCCCGGCTTCTACGAGATCAAGCGCACCCGCACCGCGGGCCCCGACTTCTCGAACCTGCCGTCCTGA
- a CDS encoding superoxide dismutase — MAIYTLPDLPYDYTALEPVIDPQIVELHHDKHHAAYVKGANDTLEQLAEARDKDQWGAINGLEKNLAFHLSGHILHSIYWHNMTGDGGGEPLDKDGVGELADAIAESFGSFAKFRTQLSKASATTQGSGWGVLAYEPVSGRLIVEQVYDHQGNVGQGSVPILVFDAWEHAFYLQYKNQKVDFIEAMWKVVNWQDVANRYAQAKERTPLIAP; from the coding sequence ATGGCCATCTACACGCTTCCTGATCTGCCGTACGACTACACCGCGCTCGAACCGGTCATCGACCCGCAGATCGTCGAGCTGCACCACGACAAGCACCACGCCGCCTATGTCAAGGGTGCCAACGACACCCTTGAGCAGCTCGCGGAGGCGCGGGACAAGGACCAGTGGGGGGCCATCAACGGCCTGGAGAAGAACCTCGCGTTCCACCTCTCCGGCCACATCCTCCACAGCATCTACTGGCACAACATGACCGGCGACGGCGGCGGGGAGCCGCTGGACAAGGACGGCGTGGGCGAGCTGGCGGACGCCATCGCCGAGTCGTTCGGCTCGTTCGCCAAGTTCCGGACGCAGCTCTCCAAGGCGTCCGCCACCACCCAGGGCTCCGGCTGGGGCGTTCTCGCCTATGAGCCGGTCAGCGGGCGGCTGATCGTCGAGCAGGTCTACGACCACCAGGGCAACGTCGGCCAGGGCTCCGTGCCGATCCTGGTCTTCGACGCCTGGGAGCACGCCTTCTACCTCCAGTACAAGAACCAGAAGGTGGACTTCATCGAGGCCATGTGGAAGGTCGTCAACTGGCAGGACGTGGCCAATCGCTACGCCCAGGCCAAGGAGCGCACCCCGCTCATCGCCCCGTGA